The Acidobacteriota bacterium genome includes a window with the following:
- a CDS encoding medium chain dehydrogenase/reductase family protein produces MRQVWIPRIGEPEVLEVREAPDPEPKAGEVRIRVEASGINFADILARMGLYPDAPKLPAVIGYEVAGVVDGVGDGVEAFRDGDRVVCMTRFGGYSDVVCAPQSAVREVPDALDFEAAASIPVNYLTAWLMLVELGGVRAGDRVLVHACAGGVGLSAVQICRHFGAEVIGTASAGKHERLREMGVSACIDYRTQDFLEEVRRLTDGRGVDIALDAVGGESFKKSYKSLADLGRLFIFGASSLAPGKKRSWISALTGLSKMGSFKPLQLMSHNKGVFGVNLGHLWHRRDELAVMLGEILDLFADGTFKPVVDRGFPFDDAAAAHRYIQDRKNFGKVILTP; encoded by the coding sequence ATGAGACAGGTGTGGATACCACGAATTGGAGAACCAGAGGTCCTCGAAGTGCGAGAAGCTCCCGACCCGGAACCCAAGGCTGGCGAGGTGAGGATCCGGGTCGAGGCTTCGGGGATCAACTTCGCGGACATTCTCGCCCGCATGGGCCTCTATCCGGACGCGCCGAAACTGCCCGCGGTGATTGGCTACGAGGTCGCGGGAGTTGTGGATGGAGTGGGTGACGGCGTAGAGGCGTTTCGCGATGGCGACCGCGTGGTGTGCATGACCCGTTTCGGAGGGTACTCGGATGTTGTCTGCGCACCGCAGTCGGCGGTGCGCGAAGTTCCGGACGCGCTCGACTTCGAAGCTGCCGCATCGATCCCGGTCAACTACCTGACCGCCTGGTTGATGCTTGTCGAGCTCGGCGGTGTGCGGGCCGGCGACCGGGTGCTGGTGCACGCCTGCGCGGGAGGCGTCGGCCTGTCCGCGGTGCAGATCTGCCGCCACTTCGGGGCCGAAGTGATCGGCACGGCTTCGGCCGGCAAGCACGAGCGTCTTCGCGAGATGGGTGTCTCGGCCTGCATCGACTACCGCACCCAGGATTTCCTCGAGGAGGTCCGGCGGCTGACCGATGGACGCGGCGTCGATATCGCGCTCGACGCAGTCGGCGGCGAGTCCTTCAAGAAGAGCTACAAGAGCCTCGCCGATCTCGGCCGACTCTTCATCTTCGGCGCCTCGAGCCTCGCGCCCGGAAAGAAACGCTCCTGGATCTCGGCCCTCACCGGCCTCTCGAAGATGGGCTCATTCAAACCCCTGCAGCTGATGAGCCACAACAAGGGAGTCTTCGGTGTGAACCTCGGCCACCTCTGGCACCGGAGAGACGAACTCGCGGTGATGCTCGGAGAGATCCTCGATCTCTTCGCCGACGGTACCTTCAAACCGGTGGTCGACCGCGGCTTCCCGTTCGATGATGCCGCCGCAGCCCACCGCTACATCCAGGACCGCAAGAACTTCGGCAAGGTGATCCTCACTCCGTGA
- a CDS encoding sigma-70 family RNA polymerase sigma factor, giving the protein MTQTAEPRKWDFSTGQLPYRDQLFKSALRMTRSVEDAEDLIQETYLKAYKYYARFSEGTNFKAWLFKIMKNTFINSYRKKKLQPPKVDFDEVQEGLEETLMDQAQNSLVDPESWLMSVEMDHEVRESLLSLPHDYKMVVLLADLQGFAYKEIADILAVPVGTVMSRLYRGRRMLEKALLSYGTRYNYVSAPPDKLRDNKIDITEFFNPEAAAN; this is encoded by the coding sequence GTGACACAAACGGCCGAACCAAGGAAGTGGGACTTCTCCACCGGACAGCTGCCGTATCGTGATCAGCTCTTCAAGAGCGCACTGCGGATGACTCGTTCGGTGGAGGACGCCGAAGACCTGATTCAGGAGACCTATCTCAAGGCGTACAAGTACTACGCCAGGTTCTCCGAGGGCACGAACTTCAAGGCGTGGCTCTTCAAGATCATGAAGAACACGTTCATCAACTCGTATCGCAAGAAAAAGCTGCAACCGCCGAAGGTGGACTTCGACGAGGTCCAGGAGGGACTCGAGGAGACCCTGATGGATCAGGCGCAGAATTCGCTCGTCGATCCCGAGAGCTGGCTGATGTCGGTCGAGATGGACCACGAGGTGCGCGAATCGCTTCTGAGCCTGCCGCACGACTACAAGATGGTGGTATTGCTTGCCGACCTCCAGGGTTTTGCCTACAAGGAGATCGCGGATATTCTCGCTGTGCCGGTGGGCACCGTGATGTCTCGCCTCTACCGTGGCCGTCGCATGCTCGAAAAGGCGCTTCTGAGCTACGGGACGCGTTACAACTACGTCAGTGCGCCGCCCGACAAGCTGCGCGACAACAAGATCGACATCACCGAGTTCTTCAACCCAGAGGCTGCGGCCAACTGA
- a CDS encoding ATP synthase F0 subunit C, with product MNRRLAVLAIVFVALAVASPALAQEHGEAAGAKNIMQYLGAAFAIGLAAAFGSLGQGRGLAASVEAIGRNPGAVGPIRITMIIGLALIESLVIYALIIAFLILA from the coding sequence ATGAATCGACGGCTTGCAGTTCTGGCGATAGTTTTCGTTGCCCTTGCGGTGGCCTCCCCGGCGCTGGCCCAGGAGCACGGCGAGGCAGCTGGCGCAAAGAACATCATGCAGTATCTCGGTGCGGCTTTCGCTATCGGCTTGGCCGCAGCGTTCGGCTCGCTCGGTCAGGGCAGGGGACTCGCCGCCTCGGTCGAGGCCATCGGCCGCAATCCGGGAGCGGTGGGACCGATCCGGATCACCATGATCATCGGCCTGGCGCTCATCGAGTCGCTGGTCATCTACGCGCTGATCATCGCGTTCCTGATCCTCGCCTGA
- the atpB gene encoding F0F1 ATP synthase subunit A, producing MEHPVSFLYHPINNLLIALFGESSQRYQELMGLHEAGYWLPDHVVMAMLVVVLVGLIFIPTSRRLSIENPGKVQQISELLITGLEDLIEDVVGHGFGKRFLPFIMGLAVFIFVGNIFGLFYFVQPPTANPNTTFALSITAFLFYNIVGIKDNGLFKYLAHFAGPLPLLAPLMVPIEIISHLARILSLALRLFGNIFGEHTATGIFFVMFPFVVPWPMMGLGIFGAFLQAFIFIMLTMAYLQGAVGAEEH from the coding sequence TTGGAGCACCCAGTCTCGTTTCTCTACCACCCCATCAACAATCTGCTGATCGCGCTGTTCGGAGAGTCGAGTCAACGATACCAGGAGCTGATGGGACTGCACGAGGCCGGATACTGGCTGCCCGATCACGTCGTCATGGCGATGCTGGTCGTGGTCCTGGTTGGATTGATCTTCATCCCGACCAGCCGGCGCCTCTCGATCGAAAACCCCGGCAAGGTGCAGCAGATCTCCGAGCTGCTCATCACCGGGCTCGAAGACCTGATCGAGGACGTCGTCGGCCATGGTTTCGGCAAGCGCTTCCTGCCGTTCATCATGGGATTGGCCGTCTTCATCTTCGTCGGTAATATCTTCGGCCTGTTCTATTTCGTTCAACCGCCGACGGCCAACCCGAACACCACCTTCGCCCTGTCGATCACGGCGTTTCTCTTCTACAACATCGTCGGAATCAAGGACAACGGGCTTTTCAAGTACCTCGCGCACTTTGCCGGCCCGCTGCCATTACTGGCGCCACTGATGGTCCCGATCGAGATCATCTCCCACCTTGCGCGCATTCTCTCGCTGGCGCTGCGGCTCTTCGGCAACATCTTCGGTGAGCACACAGCTACCGGCATTTTCTTCGTCATGTTCCCCTTCGTGGTTCCCTGGCCGATGATGGGTCTGGGCATCTTTGGTGCATTCCTCCAGGCCTTCATCTTCATCATGCTCACGATGGCGTACCTGCAGGGCGCGGTCGGGGCAGAAGAACATTAA
- a CDS encoding ATP synthase subunit I, translated as MTTEHPESGEFSTQRVVRITAILVVFGAVIELVLFRTWMGAFCLTAAGVVAIINFRWLEVIVHRVVQPGKPRLDRWTVLRFLGRLILLAIIFAAFLMIPRIDAVAVAFGFSTLVLAIIIEGLRHMRLGGG; from the coding sequence ATGACGACGGAACATCCTGAGAGCGGAGAGTTTTCGACTCAAAGAGTCGTTCGGATCACCGCCATCCTGGTGGTTTTCGGCGCTGTGATCGAACTTGTGCTTTTTCGCACATGGATGGGCGCTTTTTGCTTGACCGCGGCGGGGGTGGTGGCTATCATCAATTTTCGTTGGCTGGAGGTGATCGTGCACCGGGTGGTTCAGCCTGGAAAACCTCGGCTCGATCGATGGACGGTTCTGAGGTTTCTCGGTCGCTTGATCCTCCTCGCCATCATTTTCGCGGCATTCCTGATGATTCCGCGAATTGATGCGGTAGCAGTGGCTTTCGGGTTCTCGACCCTGGTCCTGGCGATCATCATCGAGGGCCTCCGCCACATGCGGCTCGGAGGAGGATGA
- a CDS encoding AtpZ/AtpI family protein, whose translation MVRGKKKLRRARVWLDVSIVGIQFPVAIALGYFFGRWLDKHLDIYPWLTIIFTLFGIAAGFVNLFRITAQAGRSEKQIEALEAAEEAASSDDDGTS comes from the coding sequence GTGGTACGAGGCAAGAAAAAGCTCCGCAGGGCGCGCGTCTGGCTCGATGTATCGATCGTCGGCATACAGTTTCCGGTAGCCATCGCCCTCGGCTATTTCTTCGGACGCTGGCTCGACAAACACCTCGACATCTATCCCTGGCTGACGATCATTTTCACACTTTTCGGTATTGCAGCCGGTTTTGTCAACCTGTTTCGCATCACCGCTCAGGCTGGACGCTCCGAGAAGCAGATCGAGGCGCTCGAGGCGGCCGAAGAAGCGGCAAGTTCCGATGACGACGGAACATCCTGA
- a CDS encoding NADH-quinone oxidoreductase subunit N: protein MTLEQFVPFLPEIFLATAGFVVLLLGIPLGRGGVRPLSLVGVGSLAVTGVLVWLVGRPVEGPVAILGDMLVIDQFAVFFKLLVLVAGIMAIFMAAGFLERFGYGGGEFVSLILFATVGMFVMSSGASLASLYVGLELMALSVYVLVGYFKLEIKSNEGAVKYFVLGAASSAILLYGISLVYGSLGTLDLQTIRQSLVAVPNSNPMLVLGMVLVSFGMLFKVAAVPFHVWTPDAYEGAPTPVTAFISVAPKAAAFAMFMRLFFDAFGPGVEHWRVVLWLASAATMIYGNIAALTQDNVKRMLAYSSIAHAGYALMGFVALTETGAWAILMYMLVYTFMNLGAFGFVILLESKGYAGEVIGDYAGLAKRHPGAALGMLIFMLALAGIPPTAGFMGKLYLFAAAVEGGYVLLTLIAVIMSAVSLYYYFRIVVQMYLRDGDGEGEDPAEFLRDRWTELVIVACVIVTLAIGVYPMPVVGWARNAVSALGVM, encoded by the coding sequence ATGACCCTCGAGCAGTTCGTTCCGTTTCTGCCCGAGATCTTCCTTGCGACGGCCGGGTTTGTCGTCCTCCTGCTCGGCATCCCGCTCGGGAGGGGAGGGGTCCGTCCGCTCTCGCTGGTCGGTGTCGGCTCGCTTGCGGTGACTGGCGTTCTGGTGTGGCTGGTGGGGCGGCCGGTCGAGGGTCCGGTGGCCATCCTCGGCGACATGCTGGTGATCGACCAATTCGCGGTCTTCTTCAAGCTGCTGGTGCTGGTGGCCGGGATCATGGCGATATTCATGGCTGCAGGATTCCTCGAGCGTTTCGGCTACGGCGGAGGCGAGTTCGTATCGCTCATTCTCTTTGCCACCGTCGGCATGTTCGTGATGTCGTCCGGCGCCAGTCTCGCCAGTCTCTATGTCGGGCTCGAACTGATGGCGCTTTCGGTCTACGTCCTGGTCGGCTACTTCAAGCTGGAGATCAAGTCGAACGAAGGAGCGGTCAAGTACTTCGTGCTGGGCGCGGCATCCTCGGCGATCCTGCTCTACGGTATCTCCCTGGTCTACGGGTCCCTCGGCACCCTCGACCTGCAGACCATCCGCCAGTCTCTGGTCGCGGTGCCGAACTCGAACCCGATGCTGGTGCTCGGCATGGTTCTGGTGAGCTTCGGCATGCTCTTCAAGGTGGCGGCGGTGCCCTTCCACGTGTGGACGCCTGATGCCTACGAGGGAGCGCCGACACCGGTGACGGCCTTCATCTCGGTGGCACCGAAAGCGGCGGCCTTCGCCATGTTCATGCGCCTTTTCTTCGACGCATTCGGGCCGGGTGTCGAGCATTGGCGGGTGGTCCTGTGGCTGGCTTCTGCGGCAACCATGATCTACGGAAACATCGCCGCCCTGACCCAGGACAACGTCAAGCGGATGCTGGCCTATTCGTCGATCGCCCATGCCGGATACGCACTGATGGGGTTTGTCGCTCTCACCGAGACCGGTGCCTGGGCGATCTTGATGTACATGCTGGTCTACACCTTCATGAACCTCGGGGCTTTCGGGTTCGTGATCCTGCTCGAGTCGAAAGGCTATGCGGGTGAGGTGATCGGCGATTACGCCGGTCTTGCCAAACGTCACCCGGGTGCCGCTCTCGGCATGCTGATCTTCATGCTGGCGCTCGCCGGCATTCCGCCGACAGCGGGTTTCATGGGCAAGCTGTACCTCTTTGCGGCGGCGGTCGAGGGCGGTTACGTCCTGCTGACCCTCATCGCGGTGATCATGTCGGCGGTCAGCCTCTACTATTACTTCCGAATCGTCGTGCAGATGTACCTGCGAGATGGTGACGGGGAGGGTGAGGATCCGGCCGAGTTCCTGCGCGATCGTTGGACGGAGTTGGTGATCGTGGCCTGCGTCATCGTCACCCTGGCGATCGGTGTCTACCCGATGCCGGTTGTCGGCTGGGCTCGGAATGCCGTGAGTGCACTCGGCGTGATGTGA
- a CDS encoding NADH-quinone oxidoreductase subunit M, whose product MMDFQYGWLLNLICYLPLAGALLMMAFVNKENSSAIKTWATLVAGVDFVISIPLWFLYRPDGAEFQFATRLEWIPSVGVQYLFGVDGFAVLLILLTTLLGFIAVYCSYTAITEREKEYYIFLLLLQTGMLGVFCSLDFILFYVFWEVMLVPMYFLIGVWGGPRRLYAAIKFFLYTLVGSVLMLVGILTLYFYNSSGLAAIGLDGLGNAATFSIPHLYTIAPMIPTGVQFWVFLAFFVGFAIKVPMFPFHTWLPDAHVEAPTAGSVILAAVLLKMGTYGFVRFSLPLLPDATVKAVGWIGVLSIIAIVYGALVAMAQKDMKKLVAYSSVSHMGFVMLGMFALNEPGLRGSILQMLNHGVSTGALFLLVGIVYERRHNRMIAEYGGLAKVMPLYATFFLIITLSSIGLPTLNGFIGEFTILIGAYNHSWVWALFAASGIVLGAAYMLWLYQRVFFGELSNEKNKDLSDLNRREQWTLIPLIVIAFWIGLYPKPFFDRMAPTVDRVLERVEAALPEEMGTAGDHVAALAHDLTDEAAEEHGE is encoded by the coding sequence ATGATGGACTTTCAATACGGCTGGCTTCTCAACCTGATTTGCTACCTGCCGCTGGCGGGCGCGCTGCTGATGATGGCGTTCGTCAACAAGGAGAACTCGAGCGCGATCAAGACCTGGGCGACGCTCGTGGCGGGCGTCGACTTCGTGATCTCGATCCCGCTGTGGTTTCTCTACAGACCTGACGGCGCGGAGTTCCAGTTCGCGACCCGGTTGGAGTGGATCCCGTCGGTCGGCGTCCAGTATCTCTTCGGTGTGGACGGCTTCGCGGTCCTTTTGATACTGCTCACCACCCTGCTCGGTTTCATCGCGGTCTACTGCTCGTACACCGCCATCACTGAGCGCGAGAAGGAGTACTACATCTTTCTTCTCCTGCTCCAGACGGGCATGCTCGGTGTCTTCTGCTCGCTCGATTTCATCCTCTTCTACGTCTTCTGGGAGGTCATGCTCGTCCCCATGTACTTCCTGATCGGCGTCTGGGGTGGACCGCGCAGGCTGTACGCGGCGATCAAGTTCTTCCTCTACACCCTGGTCGGTTCGGTGCTGATGCTGGTCGGCATCCTGACCCTGTATTTCTATAACTCGAGCGGTCTGGCGGCGATCGGCCTCGACGGCCTCGGCAATGCGGCGACCTTCTCGATCCCGCATCTCTACACCATCGCGCCGATGATCCCGACCGGAGTCCAGTTCTGGGTCTTCCTCGCGTTCTTCGTCGGTTTCGCCATCAAGGTGCCGATGTTCCCGTTCCACACCTGGTTGCCGGACGCGCACGTGGAGGCGCCGACCGCCGGTTCGGTCATCCTGGCAGCCGTTCTCCTGAAGATGGGGACCTACGGTTTCGTTCGCTTCTCCTTGCCACTGCTGCCTGACGCCACGGTAAAGGCGGTTGGTTGGATCGGCGTGCTGTCGATCATCGCCATCGTCTACGGCGCGCTCGTGGCGATGGCCCAGAAGGACATGAAGAAGCTGGTAGCCTACTCCTCGGTCAGCCACATGGGCTTCGTGATGCTGGGCATGTTTGCCCTCAACGAGCCCGGCCTGCGCGGCTCGATCCTGCAAATGCTGAACCACGGCGTGTCGACTGGCGCGCTCTTCCTTCTCGTCGGCATCGTGTACGAACGGCGCCACAACAGGATGATCGCCGAGTACGGTGGTCTGGCGAAGGTCATGCCGTTATATGCGACCTTCTTCCTCATCATTACGCTGTCGTCCATCGGACTGCCCACCCTGAACGGCTTCATCGGCGAGTTCACCATCCTGATCGGAGCCTACAACCACTCCTGGGTGTGGGCTCTCTTCGCCGCTTCGGGCATCGTCCTCGGTGCGGCCTACATGCTGTGGCTCTATCAGAGGGTCTTCTTCGGCGAGCTGTCGAACGAGAAGAACAAGGACCTTTCCGACCTCAACCGCCGCGAGCAGTGGACCCTTATCCCACTGATCGTCATCGCCTTCTGGATCGGCCTCTATCCCAAACCGTTCTTCGATCGAATGGCGCCGACGGTCGATCGAGTGCTCGAGCGCGTCGAGGCGGCGTTGCCGGAGGAGATGGGCACGGCCGGCGACCACGTGGCAGCTCTGGCACACGATCTGACTGACGAAGCGGCAGAGGAGCACGGGGAGTAG
- the nuoL gene encoding NADH-quinone oxidoreductase subunit L, which produces MKLYDLIWLIPILPLFGAIFNGLVSNRMGLGKSVTHTVALLGSGSAWLLGWGAIIQWILDLGIHHTHIVSLYSWIQGGSLRILDGSVADIDIAASFQLDSVSALMVFFVSFVGFLIHIYSIGYMHDESDRAYSRYFAYLNLFMFSMLALVLGSNLVVMFVGWEGVGLCSYLLIGFYFEKDWCAAAGKKAFIVNRIGDWGFLLAIFATFMFFGTFEFTEVFPTAAAHPEHFATAATVIGLLLFVGAIGKSAQIPLYVWLPDAMAGPTPVSALIHAATMVTAGVYMVVRCNVIYRISPTAMLVVAIVGGVTAIFAATIGLVQNDIKKVLAYSTVSQLGYMFLGAGVGAFVAAIFHVLTHAYFKACLFLGSGSVIHACGGEQDIRKMGGLKKYMPTTYWTFLAATLAIAGIPIFAGFFSKDEILFKAFEAGASDLNHFGSMYYFLWILGMIGAVLTAFYMFRLVFVTFHGEFRGGEEAEHHLHESPWTMTMPLVVLGVLSIFGGLVGIPGALFHHPEWNLVERFLEPMLLPIGHAAEGGHEVSHHAVSLGVEWALVVLSVGVACFGIWLAYRFYMGAEAGARAKRLAERFPFAYKLLLNKYWMDEIYDATVVDGTVKGSELLWEFDARVVDGAVNGTALTTVGSSFLSGIFDLRVVDGAVNLVAKIYDVASRWFRKLQVGFAQGYAMVMVFGAAILLAVFYLFKLN; this is translated from the coding sequence ATGAAGCTCTACGACTTGATCTGGCTGATTCCGATTCTCCCCCTGTTTGGAGCCATCTTCAACGGGCTCGTCTCCAATCGAATGGGCCTGGGCAAATCGGTCACCCATACCGTTGCCCTGCTAGGTTCGGGATCCGCCTGGCTGCTGGGCTGGGGAGCCATCATCCAGTGGATCCTCGACCTCGGCATTCACCACACCCATATCGTCAGTCTCTACAGCTGGATTCAGGGCGGCAGCCTGCGCATCCTCGACGGAAGCGTGGCCGATATCGACATCGCCGCCTCGTTTCAGCTTGACTCGGTGTCGGCCCTGATGGTGTTCTTCGTCAGCTTCGTCGGATTCCTGATCCACATCTACTCGATCGGGTACATGCACGACGAGTCCGATCGGGCCTACTCGCGCTACTTCGCCTATCTCAACCTCTTCATGTTCTCGATGCTGGCGCTGGTGCTCGGCTCGAACCTGGTCGTGATGTTCGTCGGTTGGGAGGGGGTCGGTCTCTGCTCCTACCTGCTGATCGGATTCTACTTCGAGAAGGACTGGTGCGCAGCAGCTGGCAAGAAGGCATTCATCGTCAACCGTATCGGTGACTGGGGCTTCCTGCTCGCCATCTTCGCCACCTTCATGTTCTTCGGGACCTTCGAGTTCACCGAGGTGTTCCCGACGGCTGCGGCACACCCAGAGCACTTCGCGACCGCAGCAACCGTGATCGGCCTGCTCCTCTTCGTCGGCGCGATCGGCAAATCGGCGCAGATACCACTTTACGTCTGGTTGCCTGACGCGATGGCCGGGCCGACCCCGGTCTCGGCCCTGATCCACGCCGCGACGATGGTTACCGCGGGCGTCTACATGGTTGTTCGCTGCAACGTCATCTACCGCATCAGTCCGACCGCGATGCTGGTGGTTGCGATAGTTGGTGGCGTGACCGCGATCTTCGCCGCGACCATCGGCCTGGTTCAGAACGACATCAAGAAGGTGCTGGCCTACTCGACCGTTTCCCAGCTCGGCTACATGTTCCTCGGCGCCGGCGTCGGCGCTTTCGTGGCGGCGATCTTCCACGTCCTGACACACGCCTACTTCAAGGCCTGCCTCTTCCTCGGCTCGGGGTCGGTGATCCACGCCTGTGGTGGTGAACAGGACATCCGAAAAATGGGCGGCCTCAAGAAATACATGCCGACCACCTATTGGACCTTTCTGGCCGCGACCCTGGCGATCGCCGGCATTCCGATCTTCGCCGGCTTCTTCTCGAAGGACGAGATTCTCTTCAAGGCCTTCGAAGCCGGGGCCTCCGATCTCAACCATTTCGGATCGATGTACTACTTCCTGTGGATCCTCGGCATGATCGGCGCGGTGCTGACCGCCTTCTACATGTTCCGGCTTGTGTTCGTGACATTCCACGGGGAGTTCCGGGGCGGCGAGGAGGCGGAGCACCACCTCCACGAATCGCCGTGGACCATGACCATGCCGCTGGTGGTGCTCGGCGTGCTGTCGATATTCGGCGGTCTGGTCGGAATCCCCGGGGCGCTCTTTCACCACCCCGAATGGAATCTCGTCGAGCGTTTTCTGGAGCCGATGCTGCTGCCGATCGGGCACGCCGCGGAGGGCGGCCACGAAGTCAGCCATCACGCGGTCAGCCTGGGGGTGGAATGGGCGCTGGTGGTGCTCTCGGTGGGAGTGGCCTGCTTCGGGATCTGGCTCGCCTACCGCTTCTATATGGGTGCCGAGGCGGGCGCGAGGGCGAAACGCCTGGCCGAGCGCTTCCCGTTCGCGTACAAGCTGCTGCTCAACAAATATTGGATGGACGAGATCTACGACGCAACCGTCGTGGACGGTACGGTCAAGGGTTCCGAGCTCCTGTGGGAGTTCGACGCGCGTGTGGTCGATGGAGCGGTCAACGGCACCGCACTCACGACCGTCGGTTCGTCCTTCCTGTCGGGGATCTTCGATCTCCGGGTGGTGGACGGAGCGGTCAATCTGGTGGCGAAGATCTACGATGTGGCGAGCCGTTGGTTCCGCAAGCTCCAGGTCGGTTTCGCTCAGGGTTACGCGATGGTGATGGTCTTCGGTGCGGCCATCCTGCTTGCGGTCTTTTACCTCTTCAAATTGAATTAG
- the nuoK gene encoding NADH-quinone oxidoreductase subunit NuoK → MISATHYVALSLILMCIGIVGVMVRRNFITVLMSLELMFNAVNLNLIAFSFRLGDLGGQVLAIFVITVAAAEAAIGLGLIIALVRLKDTVALEKADEMGG, encoded by the coding sequence GTGATTTCCGCGACCCACTACGTCGCCCTCTCGCTCATCCTGATGTGCATCGGCATCGTCGGTGTCATGGTGCGGCGTAACTTCATCACCGTATTGATGTCCCTCGAGCTGATGTTCAACGCGGTCAACCTCAACCTGATCGCTTTTTCATTCCGGCTCGGTGATCTCGGCGGCCAGGTGCTGGCGATCTTCGTGATCACAGTAGCGGCGGCCGAAGCCGCCATCGGGCTCGGCCTGATCATCGCCCTGGTTCGATTGAAGGACACGGTGGCACTCGAGAAGGCCGACGAGATGGGGGGCTAG
- a CDS encoding NADH-quinone oxidoreductase subunit J, whose translation MDYLVANFGAILFYVIAVITVAAAIGVVILRNPVHSAVSLLLTFFMVAVLFIMSRAEFLAAVQVLVYAGGIMVLYLFVIMLVRLTDLGPGTVFLSGAAPLAILGGVVLGCLIAVGILLGSMAAGDGGAAAMTAIEGQEVGNTEAVGWILFTKYLVPFEVVSVVLLVAMIGAIVFGRRDVALISKGEEVEP comes from the coding sequence ATGGATTATCTGGTAGCGAACTTCGGCGCCATCCTGTTCTACGTGATTGCGGTCATCACGGTGGCTGCGGCAATCGGCGTCGTCATTCTCCGCAACCCGGTGCACTCCGCCGTGTCCCTGCTCCTCACCTTCTTCATGGTGGCCGTGCTCTTCATCATGAGCCGCGCCGAGTTCCTGGCCGCGGTGCAGGTGCTGGTATACGCCGGCGGCATCATGGTCCTGTATCTCTTCGTCATCATGCTGGTGAGGCTGACCGATCTCGGTCCGGGAACGGTATTCCTCTCGGGGGCCGCGCCGCTGGCGATTCTCGGCGGCGTCGTTCTGGGATGTCTCATCGCGGTCGGCATTCTCCTTGGGTCGATGGCCGCAGGCGACGGTGGTGCTGCCGCGATGACGGCCATCGAGGGTCAGGAGGTCGGCAACACGGAGGCCGTCGGATGGATCCTCTTCACGAAGTACCTCGTGCCCTTCGAGGTGGTGTCGGTGGTGCTGCTGGTGGCGATGATCGGCGCCATCGTCTTCGGTCGGCGTGATGTAGCACTGATCAGTAAGGGAGAGGAGGTGGAGCCGTGA
- a CDS encoding NADH-quinone oxidoreductase subunit I — MTFGDFVQKLIPTDLFGGMGVTGGYLFRKKETIQYPEKKMEPKDRFRGMFGYDMERCIDCHLCAKACPIDIIFITDHTEVEMVGEKKKKKKIIDRYDIDVKRCMFCGLCEEACPTEPKAIWLTTKSYEGTVYERNERLYYTKERLANWDGLKAFPGVVLPIDGQDPSSPMKALTKASADDDGTTGEGAA; from the coding sequence ATGACTTTTGGTGATTTCGTGCAAAAGCTGATTCCGACCGACCTCTTCGGCGGGATGGGGGTGACCGGCGGCTATCTCTTCCGGAAGAAAGAGACCATCCAGTATCCGGAAAAGAAGATGGAGCCGAAGGACCGCTTTCGCGGCATGTTCGGCTATGACATGGAGCGCTGCATCGATTGCCACCTCTGTGCCAAGGCCTGCCCGATTGACATCATCTTCATCACCGACCACACCGAGGTCGAGATGGTCGGCGAAAAGAAGAAAAAGAAAAAGATCATCGACCGGTACGACATCGACGTCAAGAGGTGCATGTTCTGCGGCCTCTGTGAAGAGGCGTGCCCGACGGAGCCCAAGGCGATCTGGCTGACCACGAAGAGTTACGAGGGCACCGTCTACGAGCGCAACGAACGCCTCTACTACACCAAAGAGCGACTCGCCAACTGGGACGGACTGAAGGCCTTCCCGGGAGTCGTGCTGCCGATCGATGGCCAGGACCCGTCGTCGCCGATGAAGGCCCTGACGAAGGCCTCGGCGGACGACGACGGGACGACCGGCGAAGGAGCGGCCTGA